In Thioalkalivibrio sp. XN279, a single window of DNA contains:
- a CDS encoding DUF58 domain-containing protein, which translates to MRNRLARLAANWARRRQGPDPDPVSLHRQRIYILPTALGAGYGLSLFGMLLASMNYNNSMGFMLTFLLAGLGLVTMHWCHQNLSGLVARGLHLRPAFAGSPARLEMTLENTGSGPRHDLESECAGARSAALDLAPLRTGEVHIELPTTRRGRLRVERIRVSTAFPFGLFRAWAWIHPECQTVVYPVPARHAPAPPSGGPEDAEGRWNEHQGEDDFAGLRAFRSGDSPRRIAWKAAARGGELPVKQFAGSARGSAWLDWHSLPPLSDEERLSVLCRWVLDAHAGGGAFGLRLPGTVIAPAIGPAHRHRCLAALALYPGGAGPADG; encoded by the coding sequence GTGCGCAACCGCCTCGCGCGCCTGGCGGCGAACTGGGCGCGGCGGCGGCAGGGTCCCGACCCCGACCCGGTAAGCCTGCATCGCCAGCGCATCTACATCCTGCCCACGGCGCTGGGCGCAGGCTATGGCCTCAGCCTGTTCGGCATGTTGCTGGCGTCGATGAACTACAACAACAGCATGGGCTTCATGCTGACGTTCCTGCTCGCCGGGCTCGGCCTGGTGACCATGCACTGGTGCCACCAGAATCTCAGCGGCCTGGTGGCGCGCGGCCTGCATCTGCGCCCGGCCTTCGCCGGCAGCCCCGCCCGCCTCGAAATGACGCTGGAAAATACCGGCTCCGGGCCCCGCCACGATCTCGAGAGTGAATGTGCAGGGGCGCGTTCGGCCGCGCTCGACCTGGCGCCCCTGCGCACTGGCGAGGTGCACATCGAGCTGCCCACCACGCGGCGCGGGCGGCTGCGGGTCGAGCGCATCCGGGTCAGCACCGCATTCCCCTTCGGCCTGTTCCGCGCCTGGGCGTGGATTCATCCCGAGTGCCAGACCGTGGTTTATCCGGTACCGGCCCGCCATGCGCCAGCGCCTCCCAGCGGTGGTCCGGAAGACGCCGAGGGCCGCTGGAACGAACACCAGGGCGAGGACGACTTTGCCGGGCTGCGCGCGTTCCGCAGCGGCGACTCGCCGCGCCGCATCGCCTGGAAGGCGGCTGCACGGGGCGGTGAACTGCCGGTGAAGCAATTTGCCGGCAGCGCCCGCGGCAGCGCGTGGCTGGACTGGCACAGCCTGCCGCCGCTGAGCGACGAGGAGCGGCTGTCGGTGCTGTGCCGCTGGGTGCTGGATGCGCATGCGGGCGGCGGGGCTTTCGGGCTGCGCCTCCCGGGCACGGTCATCGCGCCGGCGATCGGGCCGGCCCATCGCCATCGCTGTCTCGCCGCGCTGGCACTCTACCCCGGCGGCGCGGGCCCGGCGGATGGCTGA
- the lptF gene encoding LPS export ABC transporter permease LptF, producing the protein MSGIINRYILRETVRNFLGVTVVLMLILLGDQFARGLARAAADRIPRETVLQLMGLTTVEYLSLLVPAAFFFAVMLALGRLYRDSEMAALNACGIGAVQILRPLLWGAALAASVLAWLSFDVAPWAAAKAQDIRQEGQRQVQLTALEPGRFRSASAGRLVFYARDRDADGQLTGIFIQQRVEETVEVVTAARAEQRLSLERDENFLVLYDGVRYSGRPGSAEFRTARFEEHGIPLPVPRRSDPTRKREQMPTLSLLGTGAPEDHAELHWRLSAPVSLLILTLLAVPLGRAPPRSGRYGRLGFAVLVFIIYSNALGVGRMLLETGRVPVWLGLWWVHVAIGGVALLMLYLQDGGAWRLRARRRAA; encoded by the coding sequence GTGTCAGGGATCATCAATCGCTACATACTGCGTGAGACCGTGCGCAACTTCCTCGGCGTCACGGTCGTGCTCATGCTGATCCTGCTCGGCGACCAGTTCGCCCGCGGGCTGGCGCGAGCCGCCGCCGACCGTATCCCCCGCGAAACCGTGCTGCAGCTCATGGGGCTGACCACCGTCGAGTATCTCAGCCTGCTCGTGCCGGCCGCTTTTTTCTTCGCCGTGATGCTCGCCCTGGGCCGCCTGTACCGCGACAGCGAGATGGCGGCGCTGAATGCCTGCGGCATCGGCGCCGTCCAGATCCTGCGGCCGCTGCTCTGGGGTGCCGCGCTGGCGGCCAGCGTGCTGGCCTGGCTCAGCTTCGATGTTGCGCCTTGGGCTGCGGCCAAGGCGCAGGACATCCGCCAGGAGGGCCAGCGCCAGGTCCAGCTCACCGCGTTGGAGCCGGGGCGCTTTCGCAGTGCGTCCGCCGGCAGGCTGGTGTTCTATGCGCGTGACCGGGACGCGGACGGGCAACTGACGGGCATTTTCATCCAGCAGCGCGTGGAGGAGACTGTCGAGGTGGTGACGGCGGCGCGTGCCGAGCAGCGCCTGTCACTCGAGCGCGACGAGAACTTCCTCGTGCTCTACGACGGCGTCCGGTACTCGGGGCGGCCGGGCAGCGCCGAGTTCCGCACCGCGCGTTTCGAGGAACACGGCATTCCCCTGCCGGTGCCCCGACGCAGCGACCCGACACGCAAGCGCGAGCAGATGCCCACGCTCAGCCTGCTCGGCACCGGGGCGCCCGAGGACCATGCCGAATTGCACTGGCGCCTGTCGGCGCCGGTGTCCCTGCTCATCCTCACCCTGCTCGCCGTACCCCTGGGTCGCGCGCCGCCGCGCTCGGGCCGCTACGGCAGGCTGGGTTTCGCCGTCCTCGTGTTCATCATCTACAGCAACGCGCTGGGCGTCGGCCGCATGCTGCTGGAGACCGGTCGCGTGCCCGTCTGGCTCGGCCTGTGGTGGGTCCATGTGGCGATCGGCGGCGTCGCCCTGCTGATGCTTTACCTGCAGGACGGCGGGGCCTGGCGGCTGCGCGCACGGCGGCGGGCGGCATGA
- a CDS encoding leucyl aminopeptidase, producing the protein MDFTAKTGSAATVRTDCAIVGVYKDGRLSAAAMEIDAVSDKLVSGLVKSGDFRGQAGATLLVHKPAGASAKRLLLVGLGEAGKLDLKGWRKAHGAAVKALLGTGAKEAFSFLSSETVADADTYTLARHAAEAAEEAAYRFDELKSSLDTPPPVFGKLAMWVADRKSQSAASTGFKHGQAVAEGQSLARRLGNLPGNVCTPTYLAAAAKKLAAAHQGLKISVVEQAQMKKLGMNALLSVAQGSRQPPKLIVLEWRGGPKQKAPVALVGKAITFDTGGISIKPAPAMDEMKFDMCGGASVIGTMATVARLNLPINVVGLVPAAENMPDGLASRPGDIVKTMSGQTVEILNTDAEGRLILCDALTYSRRYKPSAVIDIATLTGACVIALGHHLSGLMSSDDMLANELLRAGIDAEDRAWHLPIGPDYDEQLKSNFADFANVAGRDAGAVTAACFLNRFTRDLSWAHLDIAGTAWKTGQAKGATGRPVPLLSQFLMSRAGVA; encoded by the coding sequence ATGGATTTCACGGCGAAGACCGGCTCGGCGGCGACCGTCAGGACCGATTGCGCCATCGTCGGCGTGTACAAGGACGGCAGGCTCTCCGCGGCCGCCATGGAAATCGACGCGGTGTCCGACAAGCTGGTCAGCGGCCTGGTCAAGTCCGGTGACTTCCGCGGCCAGGCCGGCGCCACGCTGCTGGTGCACAAGCCCGCCGGCGCGAGCGCGAAGCGCCTGCTGCTGGTCGGCCTGGGCGAAGCCGGCAAGCTCGACCTCAAGGGCTGGCGCAAGGCGCATGGGGCGGCGGTGAAGGCCCTGCTCGGTACCGGCGCGAAGGAAGCGTTCAGCTTCCTTTCCAGTGAAACCGTCGCGGATGCCGACACCTACACCCTGGCGCGACATGCCGCCGAGGCCGCGGAAGAAGCGGCGTATCGCTTCGACGAACTGAAGTCCAGCCTGGACACGCCGCCGCCCGTGTTCGGCAAGCTGGCCATGTGGGTCGCCGACCGCAAGTCGCAGTCCGCCGCCAGCACAGGCTTCAAGCACGGCCAGGCCGTCGCCGAGGGACAGTCCCTCGCGCGGCGTCTCGGCAACCTGCCCGGCAACGTCTGCACCCCGACCTATCTCGCCGCAGCAGCGAAGAAACTGGCCGCCGCGCACCAGGGCCTGAAAATCTCCGTGGTGGAGCAGGCGCAGATGAAGAAGCTGGGCATGAACGCCCTGCTCTCCGTAGCCCAGGGCAGCCGCCAGCCGCCCAAGCTGATCGTGCTGGAATGGCGCGGCGGCCCGAAGCAGAAGGCGCCGGTGGCACTGGTCGGCAAGGCCATCACTTTCGACACCGGCGGCATCTCGATTAAGCCCGCCCCGGCCATGGACGAGATGAAGTTCGACATGTGCGGCGGCGCCAGCGTCATCGGCACCATGGCCACCGTGGCGCGACTGAACCTGCCGATCAACGTGGTCGGCCTGGTGCCCGCGGCGGAGAACATGCCCGACGGCCTGGCCAGCCGTCCCGGCGACATCGTCAAGACCATGTCCGGCCAGACCGTGGAGATTCTGAACACGGACGCCGAGGGCCGGCTCATCCTGTGCGACGCCCTCACCTATTCGCGCCGCTACAAGCCCTCCGCCGTGATCGACATCGCCACCCTTACCGGCGCCTGCGTGATCGCGCTCGGCCACCACCTCAGCGGCCTCATGAGCAGCGACGACATGCTCGCCAACGAGTTGCTTCGCGCCGGGATCGATGCCGAGGACCGTGCCTGGCACCTGCCCATCGGCCCGGATTACGACGAGCAGCTGAAGAGCAACTTCGCCGACTTTGCCAACGTCGCCGGGCGCGACGCCGGCGCGGTCACGGCGGCGTGCTTCCTCAACCGCTTCACCCGCGATCTCAGCTGGGCCCACCTGGACATCGCCGGCACCGCATGGAAGACCGGCCAGGCCAAGGGCGCCACCGGCCGCCCGGTGCCGCTGCTGTCGCAGTTCCTGATGAGCCGGGCGGGCGTGGCCTGA
- a CDS encoding valine--tRNA ligase: MQKTYNPEDIEARIYADWERRGCFAPSGEGEPYCIMLPPPNVTGTLHMGHAFQDTIMDALTRLQRMRGRNTLWQPGTDHAGIATQMVVERQLNAEGLHRRELGRERFVARVWQWKQESGDTIERQLKRLGASVDWSRHKFTMDAELSRAVTHEFVSLYEEGLIYRGKRLVNWDPVLHTALSDLEVVSEDEQGKLWHFRYPLADGSGHLVVATTRPETMLGDTAVAVHPDDERYAALVGREIELPLTGRRIPIIADDYVDPEFGSGCVKITPAHDFNDYEIGRRHGLATINVLDDDASLNDSVPAAYRGLDRFAARERIVADLDALGLLERTQDHRMFVPRGDRSGAVLEPYLTDQWYVKIAPLAEPAIEAVEDGRVRFVPENWSKTYFEWMRNIQDWCISRQLWWGHRIPAWYDPDGGVHVGLDEADARHRSGLGADVPLAQDEDVLDTWFSSALWPFSTLGWPDKTPALATWYPGSVLVTGFDIIFFWVARMIMMGLKFMGDVPFREVYIHGLVRDGEGQKMSKSKGNVLDPLDLIDGVDLETLVAKRTTGMMQPQLQARIEKATRKEFPDGIPAFGTDALRFTFASLATTGRDVRLDLGRVEGYRNFCNKLWNASRFVLMNTEGQDCGTDGDIELGIADRWIRSRLGAAAHAALEAFDGYRLDLAAQAIYDFTWHEFCDWYLELVKPVLNDDAADPARKRGTRRTLVEVLEALLRLLHPLMPFITEELWQRAAPLAGVTGDTIMLQPYPDAADYPRDESAEAEMAWLQGFVLGLRQVRGEMNIAPGKPLPVLLQDASPRDLAWLAAHRSLLTGLARLESVRPLGDDEPPPPAAAVLLGEMRLLVPMAGLIDAAAEIARLEKQRARLDSDLAKTRAKLDKPSFVDNAPAAVVEKERQRAEELGSAISKIEQQLERVRALA, encoded by the coding sequence ATGCAGAAGACCTATAACCCCGAGGACATCGAGGCCCGCATCTACGCCGACTGGGAGCGGCGCGGCTGTTTTGCACCCTCCGGCGAGGGCGAGCCGTACTGCATCATGCTGCCGCCGCCGAATGTCACCGGCACGCTGCACATGGGTCATGCCTTCCAGGACACCATCATGGATGCGCTCACCCGCCTGCAGCGCATGCGCGGGCGCAACACCCTGTGGCAGCCGGGCACCGACCACGCCGGCATCGCCACGCAGATGGTGGTGGAACGGCAGCTGAATGCCGAGGGCCTGCACCGGCGCGAACTGGGCCGCGAGCGCTTCGTGGCGCGGGTGTGGCAATGGAAGCAGGAGTCCGGCGACACCATCGAGCGCCAGCTCAAGCGGCTCGGCGCCTCCGTAGACTGGAGCCGGCACAAGTTCACCATGGATGCGGAGCTGTCCCGGGCGGTCACGCACGAGTTCGTCAGCCTGTACGAGGAGGGCCTGATCTACCGCGGCAAGCGGCTGGTCAACTGGGACCCGGTGCTGCACACGGCGTTGTCCGACCTCGAGGTGGTGAGTGAAGACGAACAGGGCAAGCTGTGGCATTTCCGCTATCCGCTGGCCGACGGCAGCGGCCACCTCGTGGTGGCGACCACGCGCCCTGAGACCATGCTGGGCGACACCGCCGTCGCCGTGCACCCGGACGACGAACGTTACGCGGCGCTGGTGGGACGCGAGATCGAGCTCCCCCTGACCGGCCGCCGCATCCCGATCATCGCCGACGACTATGTCGATCCCGAGTTCGGCAGCGGCTGCGTCAAGATCACGCCGGCGCATGACTTCAACGACTACGAGATCGGGCGCCGCCACGGGCTCGCGACGATCAACGTGCTCGACGACGACGCCTCGCTCAACGACAGCGTGCCGGCGGCCTATCGCGGGCTCGACCGCTTTGCCGCGCGCGAGCGCATCGTCGCCGACCTCGACGCCCTGGGCCTGCTGGAGCGCACGCAGGACCATCGCATGTTCGTGCCGCGCGGCGACCGCAGCGGCGCGGTGCTGGAGCCCTACCTGACGGACCAGTGGTACGTGAAGATCGCGCCCCTGGCCGAGCCTGCCATCGAGGCGGTGGAAGACGGCCGCGTGCGCTTCGTGCCGGAAAACTGGTCCAAGACCTACTTCGAGTGGATGCGCAACATCCAGGACTGGTGCATCAGCCGCCAGCTGTGGTGGGGACATCGCATCCCGGCGTGGTACGACCCGGACGGCGGCGTGCACGTGGGCCTGGACGAGGCCGACGCGCGGCACCGCAGCGGCCTGGGCGCAGACGTACCGCTGGCGCAGGACGAGGACGTCCTCGACACCTGGTTCTCCTCCGCGCTGTGGCCATTCAGCACGCTCGGCTGGCCCGACAAGACGCCGGCCCTGGCGACCTGGTACCCGGGCTCAGTGCTCGTGACCGGCTTCGACATCATCTTCTTCTGGGTCGCCCGGATGATCATGATGGGCCTGAAGTTCATGGGCGACGTGCCCTTCCGCGAGGTCTACATCCACGGCCTGGTACGCGACGGCGAAGGCCAGAAGATGTCGAAGTCCAAGGGCAACGTGCTGGACCCGCTGGACCTCATCGATGGCGTCGACCTGGAGACGCTGGTGGCGAAGCGCACAACCGGCATGATGCAGCCGCAGCTCCAGGCCCGCATCGAAAAAGCCACGCGCAAGGAATTCCCCGACGGCATCCCCGCCTTCGGCACCGACGCGCTGCGCTTCACCTTCGCCTCGCTCGCGACCACCGGCCGTGACGTGCGCCTCGACCTGGGACGGGTCGAGGGCTATCGCAACTTCTGCAACAAGCTCTGGAACGCCTCGCGTTTCGTGCTCATGAACACCGAGGGCCAGGACTGCGGCACGGACGGCGACATCGAGCTGGGCATCGCCGATCGCTGGATCCGCTCCCGCCTCGGCGCAGCGGCGCATGCCGCGCTCGAGGCCTTCGACGGCTACCGCCTGGACCTTGCCGCGCAGGCGATCTACGACTTCACCTGGCACGAGTTCTGCGACTGGTACTTGGAGCTGGTGAAGCCGGTGCTCAACGACGATGCGGCCGACCCGGCCCGCAAGCGCGGCACGCGGCGCACGCTGGTCGAGGTGCTGGAGGCGTTGCTGCGCTTGCTGCACCCGCTCATGCCCTTCATCACTGAGGAACTGTGGCAGCGCGCCGCGCCGCTGGCCGGTGTCACCGGCGACACCATCATGCTGCAGCCCTATCCCGACGCCGCGGACTACCCGCGCGACGAGTCCGCCGAGGCGGAGATGGCATGGCTGCAGGGCTTCGTGCTCGGCCTGCGCCAGGTGCGCGGCGAGATGAACATCGCCCCGGGCAAGCCGCTGCCGGTCCTGCTGCAGGACGCGAGCCCACGCGACCTGGCCTGGCTCGCCGCCCATCGCAGCCTGCTCACCGGCCTGGCGCGGCTGGAGTCCGTGCGACCGCTCGGGGACGACGAGCCGCCGCCCCCGGCCGCCGCGGTGCTGCTGGGCGAGATGCGGCTGCTGGTGCCCATGGCCGGGCTGATCGATGCCGCGGCCGAGATCGCGCGGCTGGAAAAACAGCGCGCCAGGCTCGACAGCGACCTCGCCAAGACCCGCGCCAAGCTCGACAAGCCGTCCTTCGTCGACAACGCCCCGGCGGCGGTGGTGGAAAAGGAGCGCCAGCGGGCCGAGGAGCTGGGCAGCGCCATCAGCAAGATCGAGCAGCAGCTGGAGCGCGTCCGTGCGCTCGCCTGA
- a CDS encoding DUF3488 and transglutaminase-like domain-containing protein: protein MADPTALRLGWMLAALALALAPAVPRLPPWITLVFVAAAAWRLAMQRHGWRLPPSWLRLALAGACVVGVLFTYRTLNGLEAGGALLVVMGAMKLLETRSRRDIQVLAFIGYFIVMMQLLYDQPIWSLPWLALGVAVITLALLQGVRVGAPLPWRTASAMVLRMLAFAVPVALVLFLLFPRVPGPFWALPSRGDAGVSGLSDEMSPGTISNLIQSDEVAFRASFDGPLPPPSQRYWRGPVLERFDGWTWSDLERLPRLSQQVELRGASYRYRITLEPHGRAWLLGMDFPGDWADSDAFLTHEFQLVSRRPVDSVKAIDVESWPDALVEPELKPLARFRGLQLPQDRNPRTAEMAQSLRASAGSDQAFVDAVLAHFRNEPFVYTLQPPALTSTHPVDEFLFRTRRGFCEHYASAFTMMARAAGIPARVVTGYQGGEINPIGGRLVVRQSDAHAWSEVWLEGRGWVRVDPTGAIAPERVEQGLGEALPAGERVPGAALRELYGVRTLSQGWDALNSMWTDWVLGYGPERQLALLARLGLPNADWRALVVGLVVLVALIMGSLTLWLAWRLRPPPEPEVVRLYREFCRRMAKASLERRPQEGPQDFAARIAAQRPALAPAAERITRLYLALRYEPRGGDEALLSLLRLELRRLRT, encoded by the coding sequence ATGGCTGATCCCACGGCGCTGCGTCTCGGCTGGATGCTCGCTGCGCTGGCGCTGGCGCTGGCGCCCGCGGTACCCCGGCTGCCGCCATGGATCACGCTGGTGTTCGTCGCTGCCGCGGCGTGGCGCCTGGCGATGCAGCGGCATGGCTGGCGCCTGCCGCCGTCGTGGCTGCGCCTCGCCCTCGCCGGCGCCTGCGTCGTCGGCGTGCTGTTCACCTATCGCACCCTGAACGGGCTCGAGGCGGGCGGCGCGCTGCTGGTCGTGATGGGCGCGATGAAGCTGCTCGAGACCCGCAGTCGCCGCGACATCCAGGTGCTCGCCTTCATCGGCTATTTCATCGTCATGATGCAGCTGCTCTACGACCAGCCCATCTGGAGCCTGCCGTGGCTGGCGCTCGGCGTCGCGGTCATCACGCTGGCGTTGTTGCAGGGCGTGCGCGTGGGCGCGCCGCTGCCCTGGCGCACCGCGAGCGCCATGGTGCTGCGCATGCTGGCCTTCGCGGTCCCGGTGGCGCTGGTGCTGTTCCTGCTGTTCCCGCGCGTCCCCGGGCCGTTCTGGGCGCTGCCCTCGCGCGGCGATGCGGGGGTTTCTGGCCTGTCCGACGAGATGTCGCCTGGCACGATCTCGAACCTGATCCAGTCGGACGAAGTCGCGTTCCGGGCCAGCTTCGACGGGCCGCTGCCACCACCGTCCCAGCGTTACTGGCGCGGCCCGGTGTTGGAGCGTTTCGACGGCTGGACCTGGTCGGACCTGGAGCGGCTGCCACGCCTCAGCCAGCAGGTGGAACTGCGTGGCGCCTCGTACCGCTACCGCATCACGCTCGAGCCGCACGGCCGGGCCTGGCTGCTGGGCATGGACTTCCCGGGTGACTGGGCGGACAGCGACGCATTCCTCACGCACGAGTTCCAGCTGGTGTCGCGGCGGCCGGTGGACAGCGTGAAGGCCATCGACGTCGAATCCTGGCCGGACGCCCTGGTGGAACCTGAGCTCAAGCCGCTGGCCCGCTTCCGCGGCCTGCAATTGCCGCAGGACCGAAATCCACGCACAGCGGAAATGGCGCAGTCGCTGCGGGCGTCGGCAGGATCGGACCAGGCATTCGTGGACGCGGTGCTGGCGCATTTCCGCAACGAGCCCTTCGTCTACACCTTGCAGCCGCCTGCGCTCACCTCGACGCACCCGGTGGACGAGTTCCTGTTTCGCACCCGGCGGGGCTTCTGCGAACACTACGCCTCGGCGTTCACCATGATGGCCCGCGCCGCAGGCATTCCGGCCCGCGTCGTGACCGGCTACCAGGGGGGCGAGATCAACCCTATCGGCGGGCGCCTGGTGGTGCGCCAGTCGGATGCCCACGCCTGGTCCGAGGTCTGGCTGGAGGGCCGCGGCTGGGTGCGCGTCGACCCAACCGGCGCCATCGCCCCGGAGCGCGTCGAGCAGGGGCTGGGCGAAGCCCTGCCGGCGGGCGAACGGGTCCCAGGCGCTGCCTTGCGCGAGCTGTACGGCGTGCGGACTTTGAGCCAGGGCTGGGACGCGCTGAACAGCATGTGGACTGACTGGGTGCTGGGCTACGGCCCGGAGCGGCAGCTCGCGCTGCTGGCGCGGCTCGGCCTGCCCAACGCGGACTGGCGTGCCCTGGTGGTCGGCCTGGTGGTGCTGGTCGCCCTCATCATGGGCAGCCTGACGCTGTGGCTGGCCTGGCGGCTGCGACCGCCGCCGGAACCCGAGGTGGTGCGTCTCTACCGCGAGTTCTGCCGCCGCATGGCGAAGGCGAGCCTGGAGCGCCGGCCGCAGGAAGGCCCGCAAGACTTCGCCGCGCGCATCGCCGCCCAGCGCCCCGCGCTGGCGCCGGCCGCAGAGCGCATCACGCGCCTCTACCTGGCCTTGCGTTACGAGCCGCGCGGCGGCGACGAGGCGCTGCTGTCGTTGTTGCGGCTGGAGCTGCGGCGCCTGCGCACCTGA
- a CDS encoding DNA polymerase III subunit chi, with product MTRVDFYVLEDTADQARERFACRLVEKAWRLKHKIYLHAASAQEAQRVDQLLWTFRDGSFVPHALESGALDDTLAAATPVRIGSGAEPGFDADLLVNLDREVPLFFSRFERVAEIVAGEDDKAAARERFRFYRDRGYTLEYHQIGVPRT from the coding sequence ATGACGCGCGTCGACTTCTACGTCCTCGAGGATACGGCCGACCAGGCACGGGAGCGTTTCGCCTGCCGGCTGGTCGAGAAAGCCTGGCGCCTGAAGCACAAGATCTACCTGCATGCGGCCTCTGCGCAGGAGGCGCAGCGCGTCGACCAGCTGTTGTGGACGTTCCGCGACGGCAGCTTCGTGCCGCATGCGCTGGAGTCCGGCGCGCTCGACGACACCCTGGCGGCAGCCACACCGGTGCGCATCGGGTCGGGCGCGGAGCCGGGCTTCGATGCCGACCTGCTGGTCAACCTGGACCGCGAGGTGCCGCTGTTCTTCAGCCGCTTCGAGCGCGTGGCCGAGATCGTCGCGGGCGAGGACGACAAGGCGGCGGCACGCGAGCGCTTCCGCTTCTACCGTGACCGGGGCTACACCCTGGAATATCACCAGATCGGCGTACCGCGCACATGA
- a CDS encoding MoxR family ATPase, translating into MPGEQAAADLEQLRQALQLLEGVILGKENQLRLCISCLLAGGHLLIEDVPGVGKTTLAHGLAHALGLSCHRIQFTSDLLPADIVGVSVYQRDSGRFSFHPGPVFAQLVLADEVNRATPKAQSALLEAMEERQVTVDGVSHPLPEPFFVVATQNPAEQVGTFPLPESQLDRFLMRIRLGYPERALERELLRGEDRRALLRRLPAAAAPAALLRLREEVSRVHASEALLDYVQALVAWSREHPGYGAGLSPRAAIALLRAARAWALLDGRHAVIPEDVQAVTPAVVGHRLRTEGESTGDDPGERLVAAVPIP; encoded by the coding sequence ATGCCCGGCGAGCAGGCCGCCGCGGACCTCGAGCAACTGCGCCAGGCACTGCAACTGCTCGAAGGTGTCATCCTGGGCAAGGAAAACCAGTTGCGGCTGTGCATCTCCTGCCTGCTGGCGGGGGGCCACCTTTTGATCGAGGACGTGCCCGGCGTAGGCAAGACCACCCTCGCGCACGGCCTGGCGCATGCCCTGGGCCTGTCCTGTCACCGCATCCAGTTCACCAGCGACCTGCTCCCCGCGGACATCGTCGGCGTCTCCGTCTACCAGCGCGACAGCGGCCGTTTCAGCTTCCATCCGGGCCCGGTGTTCGCACAACTGGTGCTGGCCGACGAGGTCAACCGCGCCACGCCGAAGGCACAGAGCGCACTGCTCGAAGCCATGGAGGAACGCCAGGTCACGGTGGACGGCGTCAGCCACCCCCTGCCGGAACCCTTCTTCGTCGTCGCCACGCAGAACCCCGCGGAACAGGTGGGCACCTTTCCCTTGCCGGAGTCGCAGCTGGATCGTTTCCTCATGCGCATTCGCCTTGGCTATCCCGAGCGGGCGCTGGAAAGGGAGTTGCTTCGCGGCGAAGACCGTCGTGCCTTGCTGCGCCGCCTGCCGGCCGCGGCAGCGCCGGCGGCGCTGCTGCGGCTGCGCGAAGAAGTGTCGCGCGTGCACGCCTCGGAAGCGCTGCTCGACTACGTGCAGGCGCTGGTGGCGTGGAGTCGCGAGCATCCGGGCTACGGCGCCGGGCTCTCGCCGCGCGCCGCCATCGCCCTGTTGCGCGCCGCCCGCGCCTGGGCGCTGCTCGACGGCCGCCACGCCGTCATCCCGGAAGACGTCCAGGCCGTCACCCCGGCCGTGGTCGGCCATCGCTTGCGCACCGAGGGCGAATCGACGGGCGACGATCCCGGGGAACGCCTTGTCGCAGCCGTCCCCATCCCCTGA